From a single Planctomycetia bacterium genomic region:
- a CDS encoding phosphate starvation protein PhoH, translating to MTDAGIKLFILDTNVILHDSGCIRNFQEHDVAIPITVLEELDQFKRGNEDIHFQAREFLRRLDALTGDVLSEQGSPLGPGLGSIRVVLGGAADSRLADAFLQDTPDHRILRIALAMERRVAPRAVILVTKDTNLRMKAKSLGLRAQDYTSGKVKAFEGLYTGKRVVEGLDSEAIDRLYAKPGGLPVADLPLDPPPRANENFVLRNGSKSALATFRQADGTFQRIEKHVCYGITPRNAEQSFALRALTDDAIKLVTLAGTAGTGKTLLALAAALECRQRYRQIMLARPVVPLSNRDLGFLPGDIADKLDPYMQPLYDNLTVIRHQCGDDTQAAQRINDMRESEKLVISPLAYIRGRSLQRMFFIIDEAQNLTPHEVKTIITRAGEGTKIVLTGDIAQIDQPYLDALSNGLSYLIHRMAGQSLYAHVTLEKGERSALADLASALL from the coding sequence ATGACCGACGCCGGAATCAAGCTTTTCATTCTCGACACCAACGTCATCCTCCACGATTCCGGCTGCATCCGCAACTTCCAGGAACACGACGTCGCGATCCCGATCACCGTCCTCGAAGAGCTCGACCAGTTCAAGCGCGGCAACGAGGACATTCACTTTCAGGCCCGCGAGTTCCTGCGCCGGCTCGACGCCCTCACCGGCGACGTGCTCTCGGAGCAGGGGAGCCCGCTGGGGCCGGGGCTGGGGTCGATTCGCGTCGTCCTCGGCGGGGCGGCCGACAGCAGGCTCGCCGACGCGTTCCTTCAAGACACGCCCGACCACCGCATCCTGCGGATCGCGCTGGCCATGGAGCGGCGCGTCGCGCCCCGGGCCGTGATCCTCGTCACCAAGGACACGAACCTGCGCATGAAGGCCAAGTCGCTCGGCCTCCGCGCCCAGGACTACACCTCGGGGAAGGTCAAGGCCTTCGAGGGGCTGTACACCGGAAAGCGGGTCGTCGAGGGCCTCGACAGCGAGGCGATCGACCGGCTGTACGCCAAGCCGGGGGGCCTGCCGGTCGCCGACTTGCCGCTCGATCCGCCGCCGCGGGCCAATGAGAACTTCGTCCTGCGCAACGGCAGCAAGTCGGCGCTGGCGACGTTTCGCCAGGCCGACGGCACGTTCCAGCGGATCGAGAAGCACGTCTGCTACGGGATCACGCCGCGGAACGCGGAGCAGTCGTTCGCCCTCCGCGCCCTGACCGACGACGCCATCAAGCTCGTGACGCTGGCCGGCACGGCGGGAACTGGAAAGACGCTCCTCGCGCTGGCGGCGGCGCTCGAGTGCCGGCAGCGATATCGGCAGATCATGCTCGCCCGGCCGGTCGTGCCCCTCTCCAACCGGGATCTCGGCTTCCTGCCGGGGGACATCGCCGACAAGCTCGACCCCTACATGCAGCCGCTGTACGACAACCTGACCGTGATCCGCCACCAGTGCGGCGACGACACCCAGGCGGCGCAGCGGATCAACGACATGCGCGAGTCGGAGAAGCTCGTGATCTCCCCGCTGGCCTACATCCGCGGCCGCAGCCTGCAGCGGATGTTCTTCATCATCGACGAAGCCCAGAACCTCACGCCCCACGAGGTGAAGACGATCATCACGCGGGCCGGGGAGGGGACGAAGATCGTGCTCACCGGCGACATCGCCCAGATCGACCAGCCGTATCTCGACGCCCTGTCGAACGGCCTCTCCTACCTGATCCACCGGATGGCGGGGCAGTCGCTGTATGCCCACGTCACGCTGGAGAAGGGGGAACGGTCGGCGCTCGCCGACCTGGCCAGCGCGCTGCTCTGA